In one window of Caenimonas aquaedulcis DNA:
- the bamC gene encoding outer membrane protein assembly factor BamC, producing the protein MNLSGKFGLLALCAALSACSVFQSEKIDYKSAGKAGSLEVPPDLTQLSRDSRYNIPGGAVTASGFAVGQAAPSLPTAASTLGDVRIERVGNTRFLVVNRPADQLWNPIREFWQESGFLLALDESNLGIMETDWAENRAKIPQDFIRNTLGKLFDSLYSTSERDRFRTRLERTANGGTEIYLSHRGMIEVYNNNQKDQTVWQPRPNDPELEAEFLRRLMIKLGVPQEQTKTLVASAPAKPTSRIANVGGTPVIQIDDGFDRAWRRVGLSLDRTGFTVEDRDRAQGTYFVRYVAPSADKKDKGFLAKLFSGSDKGEPPIKYRISVKSQGESTTVSVLNASGAPEASANAQRIVQVIADDLK; encoded by the coding sequence GTGAACCTATCCGGAAAATTCGGGCTGCTGGCCCTGTGTGCCGCGCTCTCGGCCTGCTCGGTCTTCCAGAGCGAGAAGATCGACTACAAGAGCGCCGGCAAGGCGGGCTCGCTGGAGGTGCCGCCCGACCTGACGCAGCTCTCTCGCGATTCGCGCTACAACATCCCCGGCGGCGCGGTGACGGCCAGCGGCTTCGCCGTCGGCCAGGCCGCCCCGAGCCTGCCCACCGCGGCCTCGACGCTCGGCGACGTGCGCATCGAGCGCGTGGGCAACACCCGCTTCCTCGTGGTCAACCGCCCGGCCGACCAGCTGTGGAACCCGATCCGCGAGTTCTGGCAGGAAAGCGGCTTCCTTCTCGCGCTCGACGAATCGAACCTCGGCATCATGGAAACCGACTGGGCCGAGAACCGCGCGAAGATCCCGCAGGACTTCATCCGCAACACGCTCGGCAAGCTGTTCGACTCGCTCTATTCCACCTCCGAGCGCGACCGCTTCCGCACGCGGCTGGAGCGTACCGCCAACGGCGGCACCGAGATCTACCTGAGCCACCGCGGCATGATCGAGGTGTACAACAACAACCAGAAGGACCAGACGGTCTGGCAGCCGCGCCCGAACGATCCGGAACTGGAAGCCGAATTCCTGCGCCGCCTGATGATCAAGCTGGGCGTGCCGCAGGAGCAGACGAAGACGCTCGTGGCGAGCGCGCCCGCCAAGCCGACGTCGCGCATCGCGAACGTGGGCGGCACGCCGGTGATCCAGATCGACGACGGCTTCGACCGCGCATGGCGCCGTGTCGGCCTGTCGCTGGACCGCACGGGCTTCACGGTGGAAGACCGCGACCGCGCGCAGGGCACGTACTTCGTACGCTACGTCGCGCCGAGCGCCGACAAGAAGGACAAGGGCTTCCTCGCGAAACTCTTCAGCGGCTCCGACAAGGGCGAGCCGCCGATCAAGTACCGCATCAGCGTGAAGAGCCAGGGGGAGTCCACCACGGTCTCCGTGCTGAACGCCAGCGGCGCGCCGGAAGCTTCGGCCAACGCGCAACGCATCGTGCAAGTCATCGCCGATGACCTCAAGTGA
- a CDS encoding SDR family oxidoreductase, with translation MKVFVITGASDGIGAEIARQLAAKHGAQAALVLAARSDPKLRAVAKDCESQGAQTLTVALDIASETRCRSLIEQALDRFHRIDALINNAGISAQALFSDVTAEDLHWYEDLMKVNLWGSVWCTHAALPALKESRGHIVAVSSLAGLVGVPGRTAYSATKFAMTGFFEALRAELKSTGISVTTAYPGVVATAIRHRGYNAQGQPAGSSGLKEDDAMPVEECARLIIDGMNGRKREVVMTGKGKLGRFVKLVAPGLVENMALAALKDEVKPH, from the coding sequence ATGAAAGTCTTCGTCATCACCGGCGCCTCCGACGGGATCGGCGCCGAAATCGCTCGCCAGCTCGCCGCGAAACACGGGGCGCAGGCGGCGCTGGTCCTCGCGGCACGCAGCGACCCGAAGCTGCGCGCCGTGGCGAAGGACTGCGAATCGCAGGGGGCCCAGACGCTCACCGTGGCCCTGGACATCGCGAGCGAGACGCGTTGCCGCTCGCTCATCGAGCAGGCACTGGACAGGTTCCACCGCATCGACGCGCTGATCAACAACGCGGGCATCTCGGCGCAGGCGCTGTTCTCCGACGTGACGGCTGAAGACCTGCACTGGTACGAAGACCTGATGAAGGTGAACCTGTGGGGCAGCGTGTGGTGCACGCATGCGGCGCTGCCCGCGCTGAAGGAAAGTCGGGGGCACATCGTCGCGGTGTCGTCGCTCGCCGGGCTGGTCGGCGTGCCCGGACGGACGGCGTACAGCGCGACCAAGTTCGCGATGACCGGTTTCTTCGAGGCGCTGCGGGCGGAACTCAAGTCCACCGGCATCAGCGTCACCACCGCGTACCCGGGGGTCGTGGCCACCGCCATTCGCCACCGCGGCTACAACGCGCAGGGACAACCCGCCGGCTCCAGCGGGCTGAAGGAAGACGACGCCATGCCGGTCGAGGAATGCGCGCGCCTGATCATCGACGGCATGAACGGCCGCAAGCGCGAGGTCGTGATGACGGGCAAGGGCAAGCTGGGACGCTTCGTCAAGCTGGTCGCGCCCGGCCTGGTCGAGAACATGGCCCTGGCGGCCCTCAAAGACGAGGTCAAACCGCATTGA
- a CDS encoding DNA topoisomerase IV subunit B has translation MATKPPSDYSEGSIRVLKGLEPVKQRPGMYTRTDNPLHVIQEVIDNAADEALAGHGKRIKTTLHTDGSISIEDDGRGIPFGLHPDEKAPVIELVYTRLHAGGKFDKGKGGAYSFSGGLHGVGVSVTNALSKRLEVTTHREGQVARLAFSGGDVIEKLELRKMQEGDRRQGTTVRAWPDAKYFESSQLPMNELAHLLRSKAVLMPGVTVSLVNEKTKETQSWQYKGGLRDYLMQTLTGDPVIPLFEGEGFAQNNDNFAEGEGAQWCVAFTEDGQPVRESYVNLIPTSAGGTHESGLRDGLFNAVKSFVDLHSLLPKGVKLLPEDVFARASYVLSAKVLDPQFQGQIKERLNSRDAVRLVSSFVRPAMELWLNHHVEYGRKLAELAIKAAQSRQRAGQKVEKRKGSGVAVLPGKLTDCESKDTSHNEVFLVEGDSAGGSAKMGRDKECQAILPLRGKVLNTWEVERDRLFANTEIHDIAVAIGVDPHGPDDTPDLSGLRYGKICILSDADVDGSHIQVLLLTLFFRHFPKLIESGNVYVARPPLFRVDAPARGKKPASKTYALDEGELTAILDKLRKEGVREGAWSISRFKGLGEMSAEQLWDTTLNPDTRRLLPVHLGAMDFAATENLITKLMGKGEAAARRELMELHGDAVDIDI, from the coding sequence ATGGCCACCAAACCCCCGTCCGACTATTCCGAAGGTTCGATCCGCGTGCTCAAGGGCCTCGAGCCCGTCAAGCAGCGGCCCGGCATGTACACGCGTACCGACAACCCGCTGCACGTCATCCAGGAAGTGATCGACAACGCGGCGGACGAAGCCCTGGCCGGCCACGGCAAGCGCATCAAGACGACGCTGCACACGGACGGTTCGATCAGCATCGAGGACGACGGCCGCGGCATCCCCTTCGGGCTCCACCCGGACGAAAAGGCCCCCGTCATCGAGCTCGTCTATACCCGCCTGCACGCCGGCGGCAAGTTCGACAAGGGCAAGGGCGGCGCCTACAGCTTCTCGGGCGGCCTGCACGGTGTCGGCGTCTCCGTGACGAACGCGCTGTCGAAACGGCTGGAAGTCACCACGCACCGCGAAGGCCAGGTCGCGCGCCTCGCCTTCTCCGGCGGCGACGTGATCGAGAAGCTGGAACTGCGCAAGATGCAGGAGGGCGACCGCCGCCAGGGCACGACGGTGCGCGCGTGGCCCGATGCGAAGTACTTCGAGTCCAGCCAGTTGCCGATGAACGAGCTCGCGCACCTGCTGCGCAGCAAGGCGGTGCTGATGCCCGGCGTCACCGTCTCCCTCGTCAACGAGAAGACGAAGGAAACGCAGAGCTGGCAGTACAAGGGCGGCCTGCGCGACTACCTCATGCAGACGCTCACCGGCGACCCGGTGATCCCGCTCTTCGAAGGCGAGGGCTTCGCGCAGAACAACGACAACTTCGCCGAGGGCGAGGGCGCGCAGTGGTGCGTGGCCTTCACCGAAGACGGCCAGCCGGTGCGCGAAAGCTACGTCAACCTGATCCCCACGAGCGCGGGCGGCACGCACGAATCGGGCCTGCGCGACGGCCTGTTCAACGCGGTGAAGAGCTTCGTCGACCTGCATTCGCTGCTGCCCAAGGGCGTCAAGCTGCTGCCGGAAGACGTGTTCGCGCGGGCCTCTTACGTGCTGTCCGCCAAGGTGCTGGACCCGCAGTTCCAGGGCCAGATCAAGGAACGGCTGAACTCGCGTGACGCCGTGCGCCTCGTGTCGAGCTTCGTGCGGCCGGCCATGGAGCTGTGGCTCAACCATCACGTGGAATACGGCCGCAAGCTCGCGGAGCTCGCGATCAAGGCCGCGCAAAGCCGCCAGCGCGCGGGCCAGAAGGTGGAAAAGCGCAAGGGCTCGGGCGTCGCGGTGCTTCCCGGCAAGCTCACCGATTGCGAGAGCAAGGACACGAGCCACAACGAGGTGTTCCTCGTCGAGGGCGACTCCGCCGGCGGCAGCGCCAAGATGGGCCGCGACAAGGAATGCCAGGCCATCCTGCCGCTGCGCGGCAAGGTGCTCAACACCTGGGAGGTCGAGCGCGACCGCCTCTTCGCGAACACCGAGATCCACGACATCGCGGTCGCCATCGGCGTGGACCCGCACGGCCCCGACGACACACCCGACCTTTCGGGCCTGCGCTACGGCAAGATCTGCATCCTGTCGGACGCCGACGTGGATGGCTCGCACATCCAGGTGCTGCTGCTGACCTTGTTCTTCCGCCACTTTCCCAAGCTCATCGAATCGGGCAATGTGTATGTGGCCCGGCCGCCGCTCTTCCGTGTGGATGCACCGGCCCGTGGGAAAAAGCCCGCTTCCAAGACATATGCCCTTGACGAAGGCGAATTGACCGCTATCTTGGACAAACTGCGCAAGGAAGGGGTGCGCGAAGGGGCGTGGAGCATCAGCCGGTTCAAGGGGCTGGGCGAGATGAGCGCGGAGCAGCTGTGGGACACCACGCTGAACCCGGACACCCGCCGCCTGCTTCCCGTTCACCTGGGCGCGATGGATTTCGCGGCCACCGAGAACCTCATCACCAAGCTCATGGGCAAGGGCGAAGCCGCCGCCCGCCGCGAATTGATGGAACTCCACGGCGATGCGGTGGACATAGATATCTGA
- a CDS encoding JmjC domain-containing protein yields the protein MDTTQPLPLLGGLTAGQFMKRHWQKKPLLVRGAVPHFQPLLDRSALFELASREDVESRLIAQTAKGWAMRRGPLARRSLPPLSRAGWTMLVQGVDLHLDAADELLSRFRFVPQARLDDLMISWASDGGGVGPHFDSYDVFLLQAQGRRRWRIGRQKDLSLQEGAPLKILANFEPEEEYVLEPGDMLYLPPRYAHDGVAQGECQTYSIGFRAPTRAELARELLQRIADEAEDMPATLYADRTQDATATPGEIPSALQGFARDALRAALDDPLSAARALGEYLTEPKASVWFEPRAARGRMRRVTLDRRTRMMYDAKHVFINGEGYLASGRDAQLMRRLADERHLAEPDLARASEGALALLASWRESGWVHSGGRS from the coding sequence ATGGATACGACACAACCCCTTCCCCTCCTGGGCGGCCTCACGGCCGGCCAGTTCATGAAACGGCACTGGCAGAAAAAGCCGCTGCTCGTGCGCGGCGCAGTGCCGCATTTCCAGCCACTGCTCGATCGCTCCGCGTTGTTCGAACTCGCGTCGCGCGAGGACGTGGAGTCGCGGCTGATCGCGCAGACCGCCAAGGGCTGGGCGATGCGGCGCGGGCCGCTCGCGCGGCGCTCCCTGCCGCCGCTGTCGCGCGCGGGCTGGACGATGCTGGTGCAAGGTGTGGACCTCCACCTCGATGCCGCCGACGAATTGCTGTCGCGTTTCCGCTTCGTGCCGCAGGCGCGGCTCGACGACCTGATGATCAGCTGGGCGTCCGACGGCGGCGGCGTGGGGCCGCACTTCGACAGCTACGACGTCTTCCTGCTGCAGGCGCAGGGGCGGCGCCGCTGGCGCATCGGACGCCAGAAGGACCTGTCCCTGCAGGAGGGCGCCCCGCTCAAGATCCTCGCGAACTTCGAGCCCGAGGAGGAGTACGTGCTCGAGCCCGGGGACATGCTCTACCTGCCGCCGCGCTATGCGCACGACGGCGTCGCGCAGGGGGAATGCCAGACCTACTCCATCGGCTTTCGAGCGCCCACACGCGCCGAGCTCGCGCGCGAGCTGCTGCAGCGCATCGCCGATGAGGCCGAGGACATGCCGGCCACGCTCTATGCCGACCGCACGCAGGACGCCACGGCGACGCCGGGGGAGATCCCGTCCGCACTGCAGGGCTTCGCGCGCGATGCCCTGCGTGCGGCGCTCGATGACCCGCTGTCCGCTGCGCGCGCCCTGGGCGAATACCTGACCGAGCCGAAGGCGAGCGTGTGGTTCGAACCGCGGGCGGCGCGCGGACGCATGCGGCGCGTGACGCTCGACCGCCGCACGCGCATGATGTACGACGCGAAGCACGTGTTCATCAACGGCGAGGGCTACCTCGCATCGGGGCGCGATGCGCAGCTGATGCGGCGCCTCGCCGACGAACGCCACCTGGCCGAACCCGACCTCGCGCGCGCGAGCGAAGGCGCGCTCGCGCTGCTCGCGTCGTGGCGCGAGTCGGGCTGGGTCCACTCCGGAGGTCGATCATGA
- a CDS encoding MFS transporter yields MQSTAVPQKLSMSQVLVCGAMIVTLSMGIRHGFGLWLQPITQAQGWDRGTFALALAIQNLSWGIFGIFAGMLADRLGAFRVLVGGAVLYGLGLAGMALSTDKLTFMLTTGVLIGAAQAGTTYAVVYGIIGRQIDPAKRSWAMGVAAAAGSFGQFLMVPVEGFLISGFGWQQALLTLAVFVVLIAPLAFGLREPGFSGGVAPAREQSIGQALREAFKYPSFQLLMAGYFVCGFQVVFIGVHMPSYLKDKGLSPQVASYALALIGLFNVFGTYIAGTLGQKLARRKLLAAIYLGRAVAIALFLWVPISPLTVYVFASVMGLLWLSTVPPTNATVAQIFGVAHLSMLGGFVFFSHQIGSFLGVWLGGFLYDRTGSYDIVWYISIALGVFAALINLPVRETPIVRGSPQAA; encoded by the coding sequence ATGCAATCGACCGCAGTCCCCCAGAAGCTTTCCATGTCGCAGGTGCTGGTCTGCGGCGCGATGATCGTCACGCTCTCCATGGGCATCCGGCACGGCTTCGGCCTCTGGCTGCAGCCGATCACGCAGGCGCAGGGCTGGGACCGCGGCACCTTCGCGCTGGCCCTCGCCATCCAGAACCTCTCCTGGGGCATCTTCGGCATCTTCGCGGGCATGCTCGCCGACCGGCTCGGCGCGTTCCGGGTGCTGGTGGGTGGCGCGGTGCTCTACGGGCTGGGCCTGGCCGGCATGGCCCTGTCCACGGACAAGCTCACCTTCATGCTGACGACCGGCGTGCTCATCGGGGCGGCGCAGGCCGGCACGACCTACGCGGTGGTCTACGGGATCATCGGGCGCCAGATCGACCCTGCCAAGCGCTCCTGGGCGATGGGCGTCGCGGCGGCGGCAGGCTCCTTCGGCCAGTTCCTGATGGTGCCCGTGGAAGGCTTCCTCATCTCGGGCTTCGGCTGGCAGCAGGCGCTGCTGACGCTCGCGGTGTTCGTGGTGCTGATCGCCCCGCTCGCCTTCGGCTTGCGAGAGCCCGGCTTCAGCGGCGGCGTCGCGCCGGCGCGCGAGCAGTCCATCGGCCAGGCACTGCGCGAAGCCTTCAAGTACCCGAGCTTCCAGCTGCTCATGGCGGGCTACTTCGTCTGCGGCTTCCAGGTCGTGTTCATCGGCGTGCACATGCCCAGCTACCTCAAGGACAAGGGCCTGTCGCCGCAAGTGGCCAGCTACGCGCTGGCGCTGATCGGCCTGTTCAACGTGTTCGGCACCTACATCGCGGGCACGCTCGGCCAGAAGCTGGCGCGCCGCAAGCTCCTCGCCGCGATCTACCTGGGGCGCGCCGTGGCGATCGCCCTCTTCCTGTGGGTCCCGATCTCGCCGCTCACCGTGTACGTGTTCGCCAGCGTGATGGGCCTGCTGTGGCTCTCCACCGTCCCGCCGACGAATGCGACGGTTGCGCAGATCTTCGGCGTGGCCCACCTGTCCATGCTGGGCGGCTTCGTGTTCTTCAGCCACCAGATCGGCTCTTTCCTGGGCGTGTGGCTGGGCGGCTTCCTGTACGACCGCACGGGCAGCTACGACATCGTCTGGTACATCTCCATCGCCCTCGGCGTCTTCGCGGCGCTCATCAACCTGCCGGTGCGCGAAACACCGATCGTGCGCGGTTCGCCGCAGGCGGCATGA
- a CDS encoding MBL fold metallo-hydrolase: MLRFKSLGSGSSGNATVLQGRDGTSLTHVLVDCGLGIRQLEKRLGTAGMLPDQVDAIFITHEHADHIGCARQFALRERIPVWMSHGTYAAIGEPDFQGLLRIACDGQAMEIGALRITPFTVPHDAREPLQLSCTDGATRLGVLTDLGHASSHVLQHLSGCGTLLLECNHDPAMLAASSYPPFLKRRVGGAWGHLANEAAAEIAQAMLPLGLKQVMAAHLSEQNNRPELARRALSAALGCGDADVLVADGPSGGAWVTC; the protein is encoded by the coding sequence GTGCTGCGCTTCAAGAGCCTAGGTAGCGGCAGCTCCGGCAACGCTACCGTCCTCCAGGGACGCGACGGCACGTCGCTCACGCACGTGCTCGTCGACTGCGGCCTCGGTATCCGCCAGCTGGAAAAGCGGCTGGGCACCGCGGGCATGTTGCCCGACCAGGTCGACGCCATCTTCATCACGCATGAACATGCCGACCACATCGGCTGCGCGCGCCAGTTCGCGCTGCGCGAGCGCATCCCGGTGTGGATGAGCCACGGCACCTACGCCGCCATCGGCGAGCCGGACTTCCAGGGCTTGTTGCGTATCGCCTGCGACGGGCAGGCGATGGAAATCGGCGCGCTGCGCATCACTCCGTTCACCGTGCCGCACGACGCGCGCGAGCCTTTGCAGCTCAGCTGCACCGATGGCGCGACGCGCCTGGGCGTACTCACCGACCTGGGCCACGCGAGCAGCCATGTGCTGCAGCACCTGTCGGGCTGCGGCACCTTGCTGCTGGAGTGCAACCACGATCCGGCGATGCTCGCGGCCTCGAGCTATCCGCCCTTCCTCAAGCGCCGCGTGGGTGGCGCATGGGGCCATCTCGCCAACGAAGCGGCAGCGGAAATCGCGCAGGCGATGCTGCCATTGGGGCTGAAACAGGTGATGGCCGCGCACCTGAGCGAGCAGAACAACCGTCCGGAACTCGCGCGGCGTGCGTTGTCCGCGGCGCTGGGCTGCGGCGACGCGGATGTCCTCGTGGCGGACGGCCCGAGCGGCGGCGCGTGGGTCACCTGTTGA
- a CDS encoding class I SAM-dependent methyltransferase: MTAALHGTQAASDWVKRWAHLVPAGQPVLDVACGAGRHMRHFAALGHPVTGVDHSPEAIAVAGAAGEAVLADIENGPWPFAGRSFGGVVVTHYLWRPLMPTLLESVAPGGALIYETFAAGNGTVGKPSRPDFLLRPGELLDACAALRVVGYEDGFLDTPPRFIQRIAAVRPAPGEPMARHRL; encoded by the coding sequence TTGACCGCCGCGCTGCACGGCACGCAAGCCGCATCCGATTGGGTCAAGCGCTGGGCGCATCTCGTGCCCGCGGGCCAGCCGGTGCTCGACGTCGCATGCGGTGCGGGACGGCACATGCGGCATTTCGCGGCCCTGGGCCATCCGGTGACGGGCGTGGACCACTCGCCCGAGGCCATCGCGGTGGCCGGCGCCGCCGGTGAAGCGGTTCTGGCCGACATCGAAAACGGCCCCTGGCCCTTCGCGGGGCGCAGCTTCGGCGGCGTGGTCGTCACCCATTACCTCTGGCGTCCACTGATGCCCACCCTCCTGGAAAGCGTCGCGCCCGGCGGCGCGCTGATCTACGAAACCTTCGCGGCGGGCAACGGGACCGTCGGCAAACCGTCCCGCCCCGACTTCCTGCTGCGGCCGGGTGAATTGCTCGACGCCTGCGCCGCGCTGCGCGTGGTGGGCTACGAAGACGGCTTCCTGGACACGCCTCCCCGGTTCATCCAGCGCATCGCCGCCGTCCGGCCCGCGCCGGGTGAACCAATGGCCCGTCACCGGCTCTAG
- the dapA gene encoding 4-hydroxy-tetrahydrodipicolinate synthase, producing the protein MTPITGSIVALVTPMHDDGSVDYPALRKLIDWHIAEGTDCIGVVGTTGESPTVNVEEHQEIIRVSVEQAARRVPIMAGCGANSTAEAIELAKFAKKVGADCQLQVVPYYNKPTQEGQYQHFKAIAEAVGDLPIVLYNVPGRTVADLLHDTVLRLAQVPGIVGIKEATGNIERAQWLIRDVPKGFAVYSGDDPTAVALMLCGGQGNVSVTANIAPRLMHELCVAAIAGNARAAMEIQRKLMPVHRHLFVESNPIPLKWAMARMGLIQGAMRLPMTPLSASNEPVVEAALRAAGLLA; encoded by the coding sequence ATGACACCGATTACTGGCAGCATCGTGGCGCTGGTCACCCCGATGCACGACGACGGCAGCGTCGACTACCCGGCCCTGCGCAAGCTGATCGACTGGCACATCGCCGAAGGCACGGACTGCATCGGCGTCGTGGGCACCACCGGCGAATCGCCGACCGTCAACGTCGAAGAGCACCAGGAGATCATCCGCGTCTCCGTGGAGCAGGCGGCCAGGCGCGTGCCGATCATGGCCGGCTGCGGCGCCAACTCCACCGCCGAAGCGATCGAGCTCGCGAAGTTCGCGAAGAAGGTCGGCGCGGATTGCCAGCTGCAGGTCGTGCCCTACTACAACAAGCCCACGCAGGAAGGGCAATACCAGCACTTCAAGGCGATCGCCGAGGCCGTGGGCGACCTCCCCATCGTCCTGTACAACGTTCCCGGCCGCACCGTGGCCGATCTGCTGCACGACACCGTGCTGCGCCTCGCGCAGGTGCCCGGCATCGTCGGCATCAAGGAAGCGACCGGCAACATCGAGCGTGCGCAGTGGCTGATCCGCGACGTGCCCAAGGGCTTCGCGGTGTACTCCGGCGACGACCCGACCGCCGTGGCGCTGATGCTGTGCGGCGGCCAGGGCAACGTGAGCGTGACGGCCAACATTGCGCCGCGCCTCATGCACGAACTCTGCGTGGCCGCGATCGCCGGGAACGCGCGCGCCGCGATGGAAATCCAGCGCAAGCTGATGCCGGTGCACCGCCACCTCTTCGTGGAATCGAACCCGATCCCGCTGAAATGGGCGATGGCGCGCATGGGCCTCATCCAGGGCGCGATGCGCCTGCCGATGACGCCGCTGTCGGCCTCCAACGAACCCGTGGTCGAAGCGGCGCTGCGCGCCGCCGGCCTGCTGGCCTGA